The Musa acuminata AAA Group cultivar baxijiao chromosome BXJ2-5, Cavendish_Baxijiao_AAA, whole genome shotgun sequence genomic interval ttagactattgacgacatccgtaaaacggatgtacatgtctccaatagtcttgtttggttccatacgaaataattcaaaatcacgcatAAAAGTGATGAAGAAGAGATTCGGAACCACACCATAGCCGTCAGCATTCAACTATCTGACGACAGCGAAGATGAAGCTAATGAATTACGTCAATATCTAAATTCTTATCAGGAAGTTGACGTTTCTGAAGATGAAGGGGAATTACCATACCCTCAAAAATACCAAAAGGAAGTGGTTGCAGCCGGATTGGAAGAAGATCTAGAGATGGAATACCCCCACCTGGCTAGATTATCTCAACGGGTATATGCATCATCGGCAGTATCAAATTACAGACCACCCACCGACTCAACAATGGGACCAGCCAACTACCCCCCAGCAGTAAACATAGAATCAACAAGCCAGAAGCCTGCGTACGAAGGCTACTCCAGGCAGCCAAGGTTTAAATCAAAAGACCTGTCTGAAGCATGGAATCTCCCGTCAGCATTTCAACAGCAAGGGGCGatgttcataatcccatcccaacTTGGGATGTTTGAGGAAGTATTTATGAGATGGGAGTCAATAACAAAGAATTTGGTCTCCCTACAAGGATTCACCGATCCCCAAGCCAAAATGGAGTTTATCGAAAATCTGCTTGGTGAAGCAGAAAAACTAGCATGGATCCAATGGCGGATGGCGTACCCTGAAGAATACCAGTTATTAATGGCCAACGCGGATGGTTCAGGAGGAACACAAAACATCCTCTCACAACTGAGGACAATTTTTATTTTAGAAGACCCTTTCCAAGGATCCACCACAGCACAAGAAGAGGCCTACCGGGACCTTGAAAGGTTATCATGCACAAACCTCAAACATATTATCCAATTCCTGAATGACTATATGAGGCTTGCATCAAAAATAGGAAGGCTATTCACAAGCCCAGAACTCTCAGAGAAATTATGGTCTAAAATGCCTGGAGAACTAGGCAAAAGGATCAAGGAGGCATTTGAAACAAAATACAGGGGAAACACAATAGGGGTAATCCCAAGAGTATTATTTTCCTACAAATACCTAGAGGCAGAATGCAAGGATGCGGCTTTCAGAAGGGCCCTTAAGGATCTATCCTTTTGCAGTGAAATTCCCATTCCAGGATACTACAATAAACCAGAAAGAAGGTATGGCGTAAGGAGATCAACAACCTACAAAGGAAAACCACACTCCTCCCATGCTAGAATTGAGAAAAGGAAGCACTTGATTAGAAACAAGAAGTGCAAATGCTACCTATGCGGGGAAGAAGGGCACTTTGCAAGGGAATGCCCCAATGATCGCAAAAATATTAAAAGGGTAGCCATGTTCGAACAGCTTGACCTCCCAGATGATTATGAAATCCTATCAGTACAAGAAGGAGAGAATCAAAGTGATGCAATTTACTCCATCTCTGAGGGAGAAGACGTGGAAAGTCTACAGCAGGGTATCCATTCCTTTACTCATAGAATATTTGCCCTCATTGAAGATAGCAGAACCTGGTGGATCGGGCCTGACACAGGATATAGGCCCGGGTGCAAGTCTCCCAAACACAAGCCGAATGCAAACATATATGGGAAATTAACATGGAACTACCAGCAAACATGGAACTATGTAATTGCTGCAAAAGGACATCCCAAAGGAGGCATAGGAGGCACTGCCCTCTATGTGAAATTACTTCATGCGGAATGTGCAGCATCTATTATTTCAACAAAAGAACCCCAGTAATGACCGAGGAACCACCAAGGTATGagcccaaaaatttgcttcaacaacagcaagattacattaaccattgtgaagcagaaatcaGAAGACTGAAGATGGCTGTAGAATCTGAACAACAGAAGGCAAAGGAATTAGAAGAAATACAAGTACAAGCCATAGCAACTGCCCAAGAAAACCTCCGGTTACAGCATGAGATATGCGAATGGAAGAAAAAGTATGATCAGCTGGAAGGAGAGGCAATGGAAATTGATCGACTAAGGTTAGAGAAAGCTGATttactaaaagaaatgcaaaagcttAGGACAAAAGAAgcggaggaaaatgaagaaatgtTCGTCCTACTGGCCGAAGAAACACAGAAGGCTTTATCtatagaaacaaaggaaacaggaGGATCCAGAAAAGCCAAAAACATGCTCTTCAACCTAGAGGTACGAATTGAAATCCCAAGTATCCCCTCCTTTAAGATAAATGCCATATTAGACACAGGAGCCacgactagtgccttcgtgtgtgatttcaagtgtgtgccaaatgtcaaaagtcatttcgcaactagaaacccgattgaattcatttttgtctaaggcgcaaaatagagcattcatagctttagcatttaaaaaaaaagtcttcttctccaaatcattccaatcgttcattggaagagaagacctttgaaatctgttttcgatcatattccataaatttaaatcaatagaaagcaagaaaactctcattcaagttttccaatatgtgtagttcatcccattgaacataggaggacgaatgatagaaagtccctcttgaaagccgaaaagagtcatttctcttaggtgttaaaccaaacgagaaaatacatggctctgataccaactgttaggttcgagtcgcactaagagggggggggggggattaatgcagcagataaaaacgtcggtttgaaaatcgttcgttcgattaaaaccgatttcggaaaagatgttaacttgaaacacgttcgtaagagtgtgcagctaaagtaataaggaagtatgacagtttgcaataaatgtaaatagcaaagcagaaatgcaaatcagattttaaagtggttcggtcgtcgtgacctacatccactcccgattcctcttccgtcgaagccaccggcatccactaacagttttccttcaataggcgaagaccaaccaccttcttacaactttattctccttttgcaggctcaggagagaacctttacacccccacaacctcctctcttaaacttcatgaacacttagagtttgagaggagttcacacaagattacaacagtgtttttttttttttttttgctctcagttgtatagttaaccaaggatgagaggggtatttataggcctcaagtggattcaaacttgaagcttaaaagtgtcacatcccgggttttccgggtcctagcggtaccaccgcctgcagcactgacactgggcggtaccactgcctgacaccctgccactgggcggtaccaccgcttgacaatctctcggagactatgtttgggcagtaccaccgcctgacatagtctcggagattgtgccacaacggttacacctattgggtcactgtttgggtctttttcacttggcccaacacagctcaaacttgggcccaattggcccctaattgagttggcccaattcaacccaattatgtgctaactacgaattttaaggaatacactaagctaaataagtccgataagtctaggtttctttcggcgagcttccggtaaactttcgatgatctctcggcaatgttccagcggactcccggcaagctcttggacttcacgacgatcttcttggcgagttccgacgagcttctttggcaagctcttggacttttcagtcagttctggcagaacttccgacgaatgtttggacttccgacaaactctcgaactcccgacgaaatctcgttcttgactctgggacttcattttgttttattccTTGAtcgttatcgtaattaatcctgcacatttaaaacctacttcgatctagacaattattacaaagcttgaatcaaatgttgtccgacatgtcattggttcatcgacgcttcgtccgatttttcgacgcatcatcctctcttgcgacctatttgcccaatcgaccagttgacctccacaacaccgatttccttggcacaatttccgctcttcttggcccgatgcccgaacccatgacccgaagccttctgccgatacgtccgatcctccgactcaacatctaatcttctgacatgttatactccggcccaacatgattcttcctgctttaattgtctcttcctgatcgaagcttcctgcatcactcaaaatgcagatcaaatcataaacattatgaattggtttcatcatcaaaatccaagattcaacaaattgtAGTCATATTGGTATTTTGTTTTCGTTTCTACGACCCTAATGGTAAAGATGATAATATTTCAGATCTCATCATTAAATATTTAGCTTTCAATATTCTCTAGATAATGTGAACATGTAGAAACTGAACTTTCTAACTTTCTTAAATTGAAACCTCAAAGGATGCATCAAAAGGTCCTAAAGAAGTGCATAAGTTATAGAGGTTACTTAAAATTTCCCCTTTTCTTTCAATTATTTCTCTAGCTTGTTCTTGAAAATTTGTTGCCTTTTTAAGTATAGTAATATACTTTTCCCCCAAGTGATGAGTGTAGAAAGAAATACTTGTTGATATTTCGATTAAGAGAGCCTTACCGAATTTTTAGGGGTACAAATTTGATGAATTAAGAAACTAAATCATACAAAATCAGGAAACTAATTTCATGAAAAAATAGGAAACTAATATTTACTGAATCGGGAAGATAATCTCCTTGAAATcaggaaaataattttttcaaaatCAGGAAAGTAATTTCCTCACAAAAGAGGAAATAATCTCCACATGTCAACAAGGAGGACTGCCAAACTGACAAGACCAAGATTTATCTTGCACAAGCAacaagcaaaaagaaagaaagtgtTCATGATCATTTATACCTTTGACTCAACTTGAACTCATGGAGGATTTTTTGTTACTTTCTCATTGATATTTAGCATAGAATGGTCTCATCTGGTATAAGGATCAACTTTGATCTAATTGGAGCCACTATGTAAATAAATTATTGTCATTCTTGAGGGATTCTATTTGATTATGTAGACTTGTAATATATATGTGAGGTGGCTTAATTAGTTTGCCAAATTATCATGACATGTAATTGAAGTTAATTACGTGCAACATAAGGTCTAAGTAAATTTTGAGCTTGGTTTAACCCACGGTCATGTTTTTATTATTCTAATTAACTGTACTATCTTgttattattaattataaatgACAGTAAGTATGGGTCGATGAAATAACTTATAGGGGCGTGTTTGTTCACTAGATGCTTTACTTGTCAGAGGATCTGTTTCTACTGTAGTTGTGACCAGATACTATTCCAGAAATTCATTTCTCTGATCAAATAATGAATATATGATGACGTAAATAAACCATAATATGCTTGAACTCTGAGGAGAGGCTTATCTTTTCAGTTAGTCTACCATGCTAGCCATTTTTCATTTGTATGTAATAGTCATGTTAGTATTGAGATGTACTCTTGATGATGGAGGTTGATGCCAGTTTGTTTAATTGAATTTACAATCAGGTACTGGGCAATAGCAATTCCATCTTTTCTTATTGTAACAGTGGTCTTGGCGATGGTTTCTTACCTTGGTTTAAACTTCATGGTGACTCCTCCTCCAACTTCGTTTAACATAATGTTTGGTAAGTGTCTTGCTTCGTTAACGGTAGTCTATGTTACCAATTTCATTTGATTAATAACTCGAGTCTATATGATTTTTTCTGTTCTCGTTCAGGtcactcatgcaatgttttttctAGTCTTGAATATCTAATTCTTATTGGGCAGGCATATTCTTCGTAGAAATATCAGTGTTAAATAAAACTCTATATTTATTTCTTCTGGTTGATGTAAGATCGGAAATAATTCATTTGGACCCTATTTCTTGTATAGAAAAGGTTTACATAATTTAATTTTCCTGAATAATTGATGGCAGAACCTGAAAACTGTTAACTTTAACCAAGATTTATATAATCTTCATGCCGTATGTGAACTTTGGAATTTACATATTAGTTATCTGGCTTTTGCATACATGAAAAGTACATTTCTTGTGAACTCTTATTGGTGTATTTTGGTTTTCAGATGAATATAGCCGAGAACGCTCTACGGTAACATCTTTGGGCGGAGAGGAACGACCTATCGAGCCTATTTCTGATATCGGTGTTGAACAGATAAATAATATTATGTTTGGATGAAAATCAAAGCATACACACACGACGAAAAGAAGTGAACTGTCAGGCACCAACTCGAATTGAGCAACTTGTCTGCATCAAAATGGTGGTTAAATTGATTGCCATCTCCATGTGTGAAAGAGAAAGCTGATGCTGACTACATAATACGATCTACCTTTtcttttgtttcctctgaaggttTTCAACTTCATATTGGAAATTTTGGAGTGAAAAGGTACCATCTGTGAGTTgatatttcattcaaccaaaagcaGGCATGGCTTGCTTCTTGTTTGACCTGCGAATGTGAACTTAATGAAAATGCTCGAGTTTGGTTCTTGTTTGGCCTGTGAATGGGAACTTAATGTCAATTTCATTGCTCAAGCCTATGGATGTCTTAAAAATTCTAGATGTAAAATCTCTAGTATTTTCCCGTGTCCATGGTTCAAGTTTCCAATTAATAGAGTAGTATTTCATCAAGGAATACAAGTTATTATAGCTTGATCTTGTATCAACGGGAGGTTTAAGCATTTCCTGGTGTCCACCGAAAACATTATCATAAGAAACCCAAGCAATTCTCAAATTTATCTCTCTGAACTGAACAAATACACTGAATCTTATTGAGCAATAATTCTGTTTATTCTAATTTAGTAAAAATAGTTGGGAAGAACAATAAAAACCTCGTGACCACTGTCTCAATGTTACAAATCTATCAGAAGCATCTTTCTACTACTACACTTGTATTCCAGAGTCATATATGTCTCCTGCAGTCCAGTTCTGAGGTATGTTATTGGGAGGCACCACCCATGTCTCATCGCCATCATCTCCTCCACTCAACAGCATCCTCACAGAGAGAGGCCCCCTTGGTGGAGATGCTACCGCCCACACTGCTCCGTGGGTCCTCTCCAACAACTTACAGGTTAAGTTCTCGGTCTGCAGTAGTAAATCCAAAGTCAATAGGTAAATCATTAAGTATCTAACAATGCCATCAGGCTGTGTAGTACCTCACACAGCTGAACAGCAGTAATATCCTTGTTCCCTTGCTGATACCATATCTGGAAGGCAAAGTAGTAGAGGTTGCTGCTCTGGTCAATCTTGAAGGTGATGTTCTTGTTTGGATAGCTGCATGATACCCTGAGGTGCCAGTCACAGCATGAACATGACGAGTGTCTTCATGTTCTTCACACTATCTGACTACATATCATGCTGCCGTAGTACTGAAATCAGCTGAAGATGAACACGCACCTGCGGTATTCGATGCCGACCGCACCGAGAGATAGAAGGGAAGCACCTGCATCAGCATTCTGACCCATGCGAGCGAAGGCGTGCTGGCTGAGAATGAAGTCGGTGTTGCCACTTGCTCCCGAGTCCGTGATGACGATCGTGACGCCGTCGGTCGAGCAGTACTTGGTATCCGTGCATCGCACCTGACGAGGTACTGCAAGTGAGTGACGTGACAAGCGAAGCAatggcggaagaagaagaagaagaagaagaagaagaagaagaagaagacctgaTAGCATGCACCGCAACCCACGCCATTCCTGTACAGGTTCGACGCTGCCGAGACGTCCCCGCCGTTGAGCGTCGCTCCGAACGTGCCATACTCGCATGCACCAGCTGAAGGTTTCATGGACAAAAGGTAAGGGGAGAGCAAAACAAGGTTTCATGTTTCATGCATGTGTCCGCAACTTACTCTCTGTCCCTTCTTTGTCAGAGTTAGGGTAGTAAGCTGCACTTGAATGGGTAAAGCAGCCACTGCAGGTCTCCCCCTTGGCCTTAGATTGGCAGAGAAGCAAAGGTAAGAGGAGAAGCAGAAGTTTGTGAGCGGAGAGAGCCATTGGATGAAGAGGAAGCAAGAAGAAGAGATGGTGGGCAAGGGGAGCTCACGTTGGAGTATTTATAGTGGGCATGGCAGACACCAATCTGGATTGGAACAACTTTAGGTGTTGACATTCTTTGAGATTTGGAATGCTTCCCATCATTGACATTGCAATCACCTTCTAGGATCTAATAATGCCAAGTATCATGAAATGCAAAACAACTCACTGGTTAACCTTGAAAACATAACTTCGACAGGAAGATTCATGGCACAGAGTGAGTCGGGAGAAGAAGAGGCTGCACTGAGATGGAAGTCCAGGGTGGTGGCTTTACCAGAGCATGATGGTTGAAGAAGGCTTAGTGCTCTTGTACCAACTGCAGGTTGAACAATATCCGTCCTGATAGAAGAAGAAGAGTTGGTAGATTGACTTTAGGAACTCTGCATCTCCCACAACCCGAATCTTCACGGCATCCCCACTAGTGCTTGAGATTACCTGGAAACTCTGAGTCCGCTGCCGTCGAGGAAACCAAGAGGAAGTGCACTTGGAAGTCGTGTCATCACATGACATTTGCATTCTTCCTTTCTATCTCGATCGCAAGTTGCATGGAGTAGGTGAGTGCCACCTAATGGTAAATGGTCCCTCTGCTCATGTAGCCATCCTTGATCTACTGTGATGAGATGATAAGCACACAGACCATTAATGCTTTCAAATCAAATGTCCAAGTTACCATATGTTCAATATAGTTAGGCAAGCATACACCAAGGCTGTGGGGTTGCAGTGGAGGCCACAGGAGTTGGATGAAGACCGTGAGTCATGTCATCACATCAACTATGACATAAGATAGCATGATAAGGTTTACGATCCATCTCTGCCACAGAAGCTTGAGACATCAGACTTGCCATCTTTAGGATCTGTCATCTACAAGCAGGCACTGAAGCCATCTCTCATCTGTACGACTTTTGATGTTAACGAGACTATTAATTTAAtactttaataataataataatagatctgTGATTCAAAATTTCCTTCATCGGGATATTTATTACACCTGAAAAGAGGAATGAGAAACGAGAATTTGATCCCCCAACTCCACATGCATACTAAGTGTAGGAGAGCGAAGAAATCAACGAAGATGGAAACCATGGCACAGAGACTATCTATAACTCAAAtaaaattctagaaagagaagaggagagagcTAAACAAAAATAAAGTACGATTCCCCATAATAATAAGTGCAAGTTCACCACTGCTGCTTCTTTGGAGGGAATCACAAAACAGTAGCACATTATCATACAATTGTACACAAACAAAAGCAACAACGCAAGGAAAGCCATGAGAAGCCATACAAGGAAAGGCGAGGCTGAAGATTCTGCTGCTCTGTCCTCCCAAAAAGCCAGTGAATTGTCACGAGTAGTACTGTTGCATGCTATCCCTCAGAACAGCATCTGCTTGACAAAACATAGTGGAAGCCCTCCTCGAACAGCCTAAGCATTTCTTGTTGTAGAATTGCTTCATTAGGGTGATTGATGAAGCCCATAAGAAAGACTAATTATCAGTTGGGCTCATATTAAATATTGGTTTCTGGTTAAGATCACTACATTTATGAGATCTTCACTAGTATAAGCACACATGCTTCAATTAGGTGAACACACTCGGTTCTTTCAAATTATTTGTTTCTTGTGTTCTTTGTAATCGTAAGTGGGTAACACATATTAGATGTTGGGATTTAggattttgttattattattgctgTG includes:
- the LOC103973175 gene encoding expansin-like B1 encodes the protein MALSAHKLLLLLLPLLLCQSKAKGETCSGCFTHSSAAYYPNSDKEGTETGACEYGTFGATLNGGDVSAASNLYRNGVGCGACYQVRCTDTKYCSTDGVTIVITDSGASGNTDFILSQHAFARMGQNADAGASLLSLGAVGIEYRRVSCSYPNKNITFKIDQSSNLYYFAFQIWYQQGNKDITAVQLCETENLTCKLLERTHGAVWAVASPPRGPLSVRMLLSGGDDGDETWVVPPNNIPQNWTAGDIYDSGIQV